A DNA window from Ancylothrix sp. D3o contains the following coding sequences:
- a CDS encoding ABC transporter ATP-binding protein — MLKIDRLCKNYGKRQVLQGLSLDILPGEIYGLLGPNGAGKTTTINILCNLLSADSGDILINNLPVSEGTKSLIGVAPQENLLYKTLSCEENLSFFAKIYGLDKSRRQEQIKACLEAVGLLDRAKSPVESLSGGMQRRLNIAVALVHRPKLVIFDEPTTGLDIEARYEIWELIRSLKSQGITVLLTTHLLDEAERLCQRIGFLKGGKIVAEGSLEELRSRIPAKEIVVVQTTDEEAVMQRGIECGFTVRRYGSDLAFWVPEVLELKEIIDKFEGISLDSISRMPVRLEHIYVEVTQNSLSTSSLSTGSNT; from the coding sequence ATGTTGAAGATTGATAGGCTTTGCAAGAATTATGGGAAGCGTCAAGTTTTACAGGGTTTGAGTTTGGATATTTTGCCTGGCGAAATTTATGGTTTGTTGGGGCCAAATGGGGCGGGAAAAACTACGACGATTAATATTCTTTGCAATTTGCTTTCGGCAGATAGTGGGGATATTTTGATTAATAATTTGCCGGTTTCTGAGGGGACAAAATCTCTCATCGGGGTTGCTCCGCAGGAAAATTTGCTTTATAAAACTCTTTCTTGTGAGGAAAATCTGAGTTTTTTTGCGAAAATTTACGGTTTAGATAAGTCACGCCGTCAAGAACAAATTAAGGCTTGTTTGGAGGCGGTTGGTTTGCTAGATCGTGCTAAAAGTCCGGTGGAAAGTCTTAGTGGGGGTATGCAGCGCCGGCTTAATATTGCGGTGGCTTTGGTACATCGTCCGAAATTGGTGATTTTTGATGAACCAACGACGGGGTTAGATATTGAGGCGAGGTATGAAATTTGGGAGTTAATTCGTAGTTTAAAATCTCAGGGAATTACGGTTTTGTTAACTACTCATTTGTTGGATGAAGCGGAACGTCTTTGTCAGCGAATTGGGTTTTTAAAAGGTGGTAAAATTGTGGCTGAGGGCAGTTTGGAAGAGTTGCGCTCTCGCATTCCTGCTAAAGAAATTGTTGTGGTGCAAACAACTGATGAGGAAGCGGTGATGCAGCGGGGTATTGAATGTGGTTTTACTGTGCGCCGGTATGGTAGTGATTTGGCTTTCTGGGTTCCTGAAGTTTTGGAATTAAAGGAGATTATTGATAAGTTTGAGGGCATTTCTTTAGATTCGATTTCTCGGATGCCGGTGCGTTTGGAACATATTTATGTGGAGGTAACGCAAAATTCGCTTTCTACATCTTCTTTATCCACCGGCAGTAATACTTGA
- a CDS encoding SH3 domain-containing protein, with translation MKIKSQWGQGVAVLSSAVVMAGSLSLSAFAGVENSGTNNMEIAQANLCRRVNVRQGLAVRRSANSNSAVVGGVELNRQVTLVENFRNIAGPDGRVWVEISGPVRGFVSAGYPNSLNNLVNCDGTSASNPSPAQPAAQPAAQPAATTANLCRQVDRRAAPQGLVVRADATPASGLRGSVQTGGRVTLVSGYKLVRDKSGATRNWVEISAPVAGFVSANSLIMCR, from the coding sequence ATGAAAATCAAGAGTCAGTGGGGCCAAGGTGTGGCGGTATTAAGCTCAGCCGTTGTTATGGCTGGAAGTCTGAGTTTATCGGCGTTTGCTGGGGTGGAAAACTCAGGCACAAACAATATGGAAATTGCACAGGCGAACTTGTGCCGGCGGGTGAATGTGCGTCAAGGTTTAGCTGTGCGACGAAGCGCTAATTCAAACTCTGCTGTGGTGGGGGGTGTGGAATTAAACCGGCAAGTGACGCTGGTGGAAAATTTTAGAAATATTGCTGGCCCCGATGGACGGGTTTGGGTGGAAATTTCTGGGCCGGTGCGGGGGTTTGTATCAGCGGGATATCCCAACAGTTTGAATAATTTGGTTAATTGTGATGGCACATCTGCTAGTAATCCTTCTCCCGCACAACCTGCTGCACAACCGGCAGCACAACCGGCAGCCACAACAGCTAACTTATGCCGTCAGGTAGATCGGCGTGCGGCGCCCCAGGGTTTAGTGGTTCGTGCGGATGCAACACCGGCCTCTGGATTGCGCGGAAGTGTGCAAACGGGTGGCAGAGTGACGCTGGTTTCTGGGTATAAACTTGTCCGCGATAAAAGTGGTGCGACTCGCAATTGGGTTGAAATTTCGGCGCCGGTTGCGGGGTTTGTTTCTGCTAACAGTTTGATTATGTGCCGGTAG
- a CDS encoding glycerophosphodiester phosphodiesterase family protein produces the protein MSSTQPEIIAHRGFSAIAPENTLAGFRKAIEAGADSIECDLQLSADRVAVVFHDESLERTTGAAGKLKERSLEELKRLDAGEWKGAEFAGQQIPTLKEVLAQLQEIKKFIYLEVKRYCDWQEKDIENLLKMIAGSGLEEKCIITSFNEEFVEQVGRCSEQIKLGYIVAKESDYQIQLAKASRREKTVMVSEYHLLLENPGLIQASQDLGVEIVAWTVDSLEDMQKLEALGVRRIVTNSLIFKSK, from the coding sequence ATGTCAAGTACCCAACCAGAAATAATCGCGCATCGGGGATTTTCGGCTATCGCACCTGAGAACACTTTAGCAGGGTTTAGAAAAGCGATAGAAGCGGGGGCGGATTCGATAGAATGCGACTTACAGTTATCGGCGGATAGGGTGGCGGTGGTGTTCCATGATGAGAGTTTAGAAAGGACAACCGGCGCGGCGGGAAAGTTGAAGGAGAGAAGCTTGGAAGAGTTAAAAAGGTTGGATGCGGGGGAGTGGAAGGGGGCAGAGTTTGCCGGTCAACAAATCCCGACTTTAAAAGAAGTTTTGGCGCAGTTGCAAGAAATTAAAAAGTTTATTTATTTGGAAGTAAAGCGCTATTGCGATTGGCAGGAAAAGGATATTGAAAATTTGTTAAAAATGATTGCGGGTAGCGGCTTGGAAGAAAAGTGTATTATAACGTCGTTTAATGAAGAATTTGTGGAGCAGGTGGGCCGGTGTTCCGAGCAAATAAAGTTAGGATATATTGTGGCCAAGGAAAGCGATTATCAAATTCAACTTGCCAAAGCTTCGCGGCGAGAAAAAACGGTTATGGTGAGTGAGTATCATTTGTTGTTAGAAAATCCAGGTTTAATCCAAGCAAGCCAAGATTTGGGAGTGGAAATTGTGGCTTGGACGGTGGACAGTTTAGAGGATATGCAAAAGTTAGAAGCGTTGGGCGTGAGGCGAATTGTCACGAATTCTTTAATTTTTAAAAGTAAATAA
- a CDS encoding ABC transporter permease, translating to MDFLANSSLRKYWRETLAVAQRILIELLRRRRSLIFWGIFPVSVLLLNGFILAERAQLSMDKAFENAAPSTLVGAALFFSCLGGSVATVVAEREQQTLKRLFISPLSGTSYFLGIFLAHSFIGIGQALLIYTIASFWQAQFQGSILLGVLIILLSIISYVGVGFVLGTQFARRTEDVNALVAAFGVPLLILGGAFLPSSLFPETLLQIAQYNPIFHMNEALLGVSANGDGVEEIGEHFWFLCGFSVLMVAGGWFSYRRMLESERRL from the coding sequence ATGGACTTTTTAGCAAACTCCTCACTTCGGAAATATTGGCGCGAAACACTAGCGGTAGCGCAACGTATCCTAATAGAATTGTTGCGCCGGCGACGCAGCTTAATTTTTTGGGGGATATTTCCCGTTTCCGTATTGTTACTCAACGGTTTTATTTTGGCAGAACGTGCCCAACTGTCAATGGATAAAGCTTTTGAAAATGCCGCTCCCTCAACGTTGGTAGGCGCTGCCTTGTTTTTCAGTTGCCTGGGGGGCAGCGTGGCAACTGTAGTCGCAGAGCGCGAACAGCAAACGCTCAAACGCTTATTTATCTCGCCTCTCAGCGGCACTTCCTATTTTTTAGGGATTTTTTTGGCCCACAGTTTTATCGGCATTGGTCAAGCCCTCCTGATATACACAATTGCGTCTTTTTGGCAAGCCCAATTTCAGGGATCAATCCTGTTGGGCGTTTTGATTATTTTACTCAGTATAATTTCCTATGTCGGTGTTGGGTTTGTTCTTGGCACACAATTTGCTCGCCGCACTGAGGATGTTAATGCTTTGGTGGCGGCTTTTGGGGTTCCTTTGTTGATTTTGGGAGGGGCTTTTTTGCCTAGTTCTTTGTTTCCTGAAACGCTTTTACAAATTGCTCAATATAATCCTATTTTTCACATGAATGAGGCTCTTTTAGGGGTTTCTGCTAATGGGGATGGGGTTGAGGAAATTGGCGAGCATTTTTGGTTTTTGTGTGGGTTTTCTGTTTTGATGGTTGCTGGGGGGTGGTTTTCTTATCGGCGGATGTTGGAAAGTGAGAGGAGGCTTTGA
- a CDS encoding aromatic ring-hydroxylating dioxygenase subunit alpha codes for MLTSTSINQNLDIRRLAINLNHWYVIARSSEVKNQPFAVVLWNQPIVIYRDSTGTIHALEDRCPHRQVKLSHGQVIGNYLECDYHGWKFKSNGECAEVPYLEQNQKLPTCKIRSYPVKEQDGFIWLFAGDAEKANTVQLMAVPEWDHLNYIATVSVINCKAHYSYLIENLMDMYHGHLHQSWQAWADPVLQDIDEDDNHVAAHYQAQSYYKIDKIWSISQLFFPALRKLHPEALDVSYIYPHWMSTLGKDFKIYCLLCPVSETQTRAYLIHFTSLNAFWRLHKLPVWFRKFIKDSLFGSAQKLLDGLVRQDVVMIEEEQEAYLNNPERRNYELNRALVSVQRLMRKQAEKGV; via the coding sequence ATGCTCACCTCAACCTCAATTAACCAAAATCTTGACATTCGCCGGCTCGCAATTAACCTCAATCACTGGTATGTAATTGCTCGCAGCAGCGAAGTAAAAAATCAGCCATTTGCAGTTGTTTTATGGAATCAACCCATCGTCATATATCGAGATAGCACCGGCACCATCCACGCCTTAGAAGATCGCTGTCCCCACCGCCAAGTTAAACTTAGTCACGGGCAAGTTATTGGCAATTATTTAGAATGCGATTATCATGGCTGGAAATTCAAATCAAATGGTGAATGTGCCGAAGTTCCCTACTTAGAACAAAACCAAAAATTACCCACTTGTAAAATTCGCTCCTATCCAGTTAAAGAACAAGATGGGTTTATTTGGCTATTTGCCGGAGATGCAGAAAAAGCAAACACCGTGCAATTAATGGCAGTACCAGAGTGGGATCACTTGAACTATATTGCAACCGTTTCTGTGATTAATTGCAAAGCACATTACTCGTATTTAATAGAAAATTTGATGGATATGTATCACGGACATTTACATCAAAGTTGGCAAGCTTGGGCCGATCCTGTTTTACAAGATATCGATGAAGATGATAACCATGTTGCCGCCCATTATCAGGCGCAAAGTTATTATAAAATCGATAAAATTTGGTCAATTTCCCAGCTATTTTTTCCCGCCTTGCGAAAACTGCATCCCGAAGCTTTGGACGTGAGTTATATTTACCCGCATTGGATGTCAACTTTGGGGAAAGATTTTAAGATTTATTGTTTGCTTTGTCCGGTGAGTGAAACTCAAACTCGTGCTTATTTGATTCATTTTACTTCCTTAAATGCGTTTTGGAGATTGCATAAATTGCCGGTGTGGTTTCGCAAGTTTATTAAGGATAGTTTGTTTGGTTCCGCACAAAAATTACTCGATGGGTTAGTTCGGCAAGATGTAGTGATGATTGAGGAAGAACAAGAGGCGTATTTAAACAATCCTGAACGGCGAAATTATGAATTAAATCGTGCTTTGGTGAGCGTGCAGCGGTTGATGCGAAAGCAGGCTGAGAAAGGGGTATGA
- a CDS encoding response regulator: MNEQPTKAARTTILVVDDTPANLRLLVVILGERGYDVRPARDGVQALSIAKRVNLDLILLDINMPGMDGYQVCEQLKADKQTCEIPVIFISALTEAFNKVKAFSVGGVDYIAKPFEVEEVLARVRTHLSMRALQKTLAEKNDNLEQKNQELNTTLKELQATQSQLIQSEKMAALGQLIAGIAHELNTPLAAIQSTAGNLAKFLSETLAELPKLCQNLSETEADYFWGLLQKSLQAKPNLTTKEKRLLKKNLISFLEEEGVADADMVADTLVDMGIYDDVEDALPMLRKSQGNYLLDVAYKLSELYRGTQRINTATERAAKVVFALKSYAHYEASGVMTQANIIEGIETILTLYENLLKQGVEVIRNYEDLGPVWCYPDELNQVWTNLIHNALQAMEYRGTLTIDVAQNKGWVKVTLTDSGKGISPEIIPNIFEPFFTTKSAGEGSGLGLNIVKKIIDKHSGKITVESVPGNTTFQVLLPVDKEDVESEFCVTST; this comes from the coding sequence ATGAATGAACAGCCAACAAAAGCAGCGAGAACTACTATTTTAGTGGTGGATGATACACCAGCAAATTTGCGGCTTTTAGTGGTAATTTTAGGAGAGCGTGGCTACGATGTTCGACCGGCACGAGATGGAGTTCAAGCTCTTTCGATAGCGAAGCGAGTAAATTTAGACTTAATTTTGTTAGATATCAATATGCCGGGGATGGATGGTTATCAAGTTTGTGAACAACTAAAAGCTGACAAACAAACTTGTGAGATACCGGTTATTTTTATCAGTGCATTGACGGAGGCGTTTAATAAAGTTAAAGCTTTTTCTGTGGGGGGAGTGGACTACATCGCAAAACCCTTTGAAGTAGAGGAGGTTTTGGCGCGGGTGCGAACCCACTTGTCAATGAGAGCATTGCAAAAAACTTTGGCAGAAAAAAACGATAACTTAGAGCAAAAAAATCAGGAATTAAACACTACTTTAAAAGAGTTACAAGCTACACAGTCACAGTTAATACAATCGGAAAAAATGGCAGCCCTCGGACAGTTGATCGCCGGGATAGCGCACGAACTGAATACGCCTTTAGCAGCGATTCAATCAACGGCAGGAAATCTGGCTAAATTTTTGTCAGAAACCCTCGCCGAATTGCCGAAACTGTGTCAAAACTTGTCCGAAACAGAAGCCGATTATTTTTGGGGACTATTGCAAAAATCTCTGCAAGCAAAACCGAACCTAACAACAAAAGAAAAGCGCTTGCTGAAGAAAAACTTAATTTCCTTTTTAGAAGAAGAAGGAGTGGCTGATGCAGACATGGTGGCGGATACTTTAGTGGATATGGGAATTTATGATGACGTTGAGGATGCGTTGCCGATGTTGAGAAAAAGCCAGGGAAATTATTTACTTGATGTCGCCTACAAGTTGTCAGAATTATACCGGGGAACGCAAAGAATTAATACGGCTACAGAGCGAGCCGCAAAAGTAGTATTTGCTCTAAAAAGTTATGCTCATTACGAAGCGTCAGGCGTGATGACGCAGGCGAATATCATTGAGGGAATTGAAACCATTTTAACGCTGTATGAAAATTTGTTAAAACAAGGAGTGGAAGTAATTCGTAACTATGAAGATTTAGGGCCGGTGTGGTGCTATCCTGATGAATTAAATCAGGTGTGGACAAATTTAATTCACAATGCTTTGCAAGCGATGGAATATCGAGGAACATTAACCATAGATGTCGCTCAAAATAAAGGCTGGGTAAAAGTGACTTTGACAGACAGCGGCAAAGGAATTAGCCCCGAAATTATCCCCAATATTTTTGAGCCATTTTTTACCACAAAATCTGCCGGGGAGGGGAGTGGTTTAGGCTTAAATATTGTCAAAAAAATTATTGACAAACATTCAGGAAAGATAACTGTAGAAAGCGTACCAGGAAATACAACATTTCAAGTATTACTGCCGGTGGATAAAGAAGATGTAGAAAGCGAATTTTGCGTTACCTCCACATAA
- a CDS encoding FAD-dependent oxidoreductase, protein MTELSKYTVSQPISRRTMLKFLSVGSVAGLLGYSRFSKPEPAVYQQDTLDLPRSVSQPKSVVVVGAGLAGLACAYELSQRGFVVTLLEKSPQLGGKIASWPIEVGEEKFRMEHGFHGFFPQYYNLKTIVADLAIEENFVDLKFYSVVFKDNEYLPEIFRPSHSAFPWNIVDLAISSPNSLRWGINLTKPAHWQVFRAITGFHPQKTYDRLDNLSVSEWVASEFPRGLYDLYFLPFAKSSLNAPDVLSAGELMQFFHFYFFGNPEGLAFNGTRDDMGTSLVQPIADSIVRKGGKIIAGATVDNVVWKNGEIESLSYYTGNAGDKVPFWVKRNELLADDKLEYYGAGDRVYAVKADKKEAISMTCTHQGCTVKKAENGEFHCPCHGAVFDKNGKVVRGPAERDLPCFDVVEKEENRVQLVAINSTSKLAADKKTAETLQADYYVIATDVPGVQHLFTRMIGDVNQPVKQKIEKLAIADPFAVGRFWFDRDFEWDQSWFTSLSGYKLTDSITLYHKIQTQFIEWNKKTGGSVVELHAYCYKEKDFPTQEVLLKTFEEELYDVVPALKNATILHRELVNQKNFSGYPPGSYPDRPETDAGVGNLMFAGDWVKMPFPCGLMERAVSSGLLAANEILHREGLQRRTLFTVNPQGVLQI, encoded by the coding sequence ATGACTGAATTATCAAAATATACGGTTTCGCAACCAATTTCTCGCCGCACAATGTTAAAGTTTTTGAGCGTCGGGAGTGTTGCCGGTTTGTTAGGATACTCGCGTTTTAGTAAGCCCGAACCAGCGGTTTATCAGCAGGATACCTTAGATTTGCCTCGTTCGGTAAGTCAACCAAAAAGTGTTGTGGTGGTTGGGGCTGGATTGGCTGGGCTGGCTTGTGCATACGAACTCAGCCAAAGAGGTTTTGTAGTGACGCTGTTAGAAAAATCGCCGCAACTAGGAGGAAAAATTGCCAGTTGGCCGATAGAAGTTGGGGAAGAAAAATTTAGGATGGAGCATGGTTTTCATGGCTTTTTTCCGCAATATTACAACTTAAAAACTATTGTTGCTGATTTAGCAATTGAAGAGAATTTTGTGGATTTAAAGTTTTACTCGGTTGTCTTTAAAGATAACGAGTATTTGCCGGAAATCTTTCGTCCTAGTCATTCGGCTTTTCCTTGGAATATTGTTGATTTAGCGATTTCTTCTCCGAATTCGTTGCGCTGGGGAATTAATCTTACAAAACCGGCTCATTGGCAAGTTTTTCGGGCGATAACCGGCTTCCATCCCCAAAAAACTTATGACCGGCTAGATAATTTATCAGTGTCAGAATGGGTGGCTTCGGAGTTTCCTCGCGGGCTTTATGATTTGTATTTTCTGCCCTTTGCAAAGTCGAGTCTTAATGCGCCGGATGTGTTGAGTGCGGGAGAATTAATGCAGTTTTTCCACTTTTATTTTTTTGGCAATCCAGAGGGGTTGGCGTTTAATGGAACGCGGGATGATATGGGCACTTCTTTGGTGCAGCCAATTGCCGATTCTATTGTTAGGAAAGGCGGGAAAATTATTGCCGGTGCAACAGTTGATAATGTCGTCTGGAAAAATGGCGAAATTGAGTCTTTGAGCTATTACACCGGCAATGCAGGTGATAAAGTTCCGTTTTGGGTAAAGCGGAATGAGTTGTTAGCAGACGACAAGCTAGAATATTACGGTGCAGGAGATCGAGTGTATGCAGTAAAGGCTGATAAAAAAGAAGCGATTTCTATGACTTGCACACACCAAGGCTGTACGGTGAAAAAAGCAGAAAATGGAGAATTTCACTGTCCTTGTCATGGGGCTGTTTTTGATAAAAATGGCAAAGTTGTTAGAGGGCCGGCAGAGCGAGATTTGCCTTGTTTTGATGTGGTAGAAAAAGAAGAAAACCGCGTCCAATTAGTTGCAATTAACTCAACTTCCAAACTCGCCGCCGATAAGAAAACAGCAGAAACCCTACAGGCAGATTATTATGTAATCGCCACAGATGTGCCGGGGGTACAACATCTATTTACGCGGATGATCGGCGATGTAAATCAGCCGGTAAAGCAAAAAATTGAAAAGCTGGCAATAGCCGATCCCTTTGCAGTAGGCCGGTTTTGGTTTGACCGTGATTTTGAGTGGGATCAAAGCTGGTTTACCTCCTTATCCGGCTATAAACTCACCGATAGCATTACCCTTTACCACAAAATCCAAACCCAGTTTATTGAGTGGAATAAAAAAACCGGCGGCAGTGTGGTAGAATTGCACGCTTATTGCTACAAAGAAAAAGACTTTCCCACCCAAGAAGTCTTGTTAAAAACCTTTGAAGAAGAATTGTATGATGTAGTGCCGGCCTTAAAAAATGCCACAATTTTACACAGAGAATTAGTCAATCAAAAAAACTTTTCTGGTTATCCACCAGGAAGTTATCCAGACCGGCCAGAAACCGATGCCGGCGTAGGAAACTTAATGTTTGCCGGTGATTGGGTAAAAATGCCATTTCCCTGCGGATTAATGGAAAGAGCCGTAAGTAGTGGCTTACTCGCAGCCAACGAAATTTTACACCGCGAAGGCTTACAGCGCCGCACCTTATTTACCGTCAATCCCCAAGGCGTCTTACAAATCTAA